A portion of the Chelmon rostratus isolate fCheRos1 chromosome 15, fCheRos1.pri, whole genome shotgun sequence genome contains these proteins:
- the LOC121618301 gene encoding sodium-dependent lysophosphatidylcholine symporter 1-B-like, which translates to MARGEGAEQYAAGLLSVKPINAEIKTAKPKSQRHRLSVWSKLCYAIGGAPYQITGSALGFFLQIYLLDVAQLDPSHASIILFVGRAWDAVTDPTVGFLVSRSRWTGFGRMMPWILCSTPFAMLTYFLMWYVPPFEQGKVAWYLIFYCLFQSMQTCFHVPYSALTMFISSDQKERDSATAYRMMVEVLGTVLGTAIQGQIVGGASDCPAEPDVIDDRNATKINTSSVTLDETKHAYLIASGVICIIYVLCATVLFLGVKEKKETGRKKSQPLTFCQGLWLVMSHGPYIKLVIGFLFTSLAFMLLEGNFALFITYALGHRNDFQNILLVIMLSGALTIPWWQWFLTRFGKKMAVYFGITWAVPFMILIVCVESNLVISYMVSVAAGVSVAAAFLLPWSMLPDVVDDFKVRNPDIHGHEALFYSFYVFFIKFASGVSLGISTLSLKFAGYVTGACLQPETVSLTLKVLVSPVPVVLIAVGLLILRTYPIDEERRQGNRKLLQNMLDSEADSESETSAFGSSV; encoded by the exons ATGGCACGAGGAGAGGGCGCCGAGCAGTACGCGGCGGGTTTACTGTCAGTCAAGCCCATAAATGCAGAGATCAAGACAGCGAAG CCAAAGAGCCAGAGGCatcgtctgtctgtgtggagcaAACTGTGCTATGCCATCGGTGGAGCTCCTTACCAGATCACGGGCAGCGCTCTGGGCTTCTTCCTGCAGATCTACCTGCTGGATGTGGCTCAG CTGGATCCCTCCCATGCCTCCATCATCCTGTTTGTGGGCCGGGCCTGGGACGCCGTCACCGACCCGACAGTGGGTTTCCTGGTGAGCCGGAGCAGATGGACCGGCTTTGGCCGCATGATGCCCTG gatCCTTTGCTCCACTCCGTTTGCCATGCTGACGTACTTCCTCATGTGGTACGTGCCTCCTTTTGAACAAGGGAAGGTCGCCTGGTACCTGATCTTTTACTGCCTCTTCCAGTCAATGCAGACG TGCTTCCATGTGCCATATTCAGCCCTCACCATGTTCATCAGCAGCGACCAGAAAGAGAGGGACTCCGCCACCGCTTATC GTATGATGGTGGAGGTGCTGGGGACAGTCCTGGGCACCGCGATCCAGGGTCAGATAGTAGGCGGCGCCTCAGATTGTCCCGCTGAGCCCGATGTCATTGATGACAGAAACGCGACCAAAATCAACACGTCCAGCGTGACGCTGGATGAGACG AAACATGCCTACTTGATTGCTTCAGGGGTCATCTGCATCATCTACGTCCTCTGTGCCACAGTCTTGTTTTTGGgtgtgaaggagaaaaaag AGACCGGGCGAAAAAAATCCCAGCCCCTCACCTTCTGCCAGGGCCTGTGGCTGGTGATGAGTCACGGACCGTACATCAAACTGGTCATCGGcttcctcttcacctctctGGCCTTCATG CTTCTGGAGGGAAACTTTGCCCTTTTTATCACCTACGCTCTCGGCCACAGGAACGACTTCCAGAACATCCTCCTGGTCATCATG CTGTCTGGGGCTCTGACCATCCCGTGGTGGCAGTGGTTTCTCACCCGGTTTGGCAAGAAGATGGCAGTTTACTTTGGCATAACT TGGGCGGTGCCCTTCATGATCCTAATCGTCTGCGTCGAGAGCAACCTGGTCATTTCTTACATGGTGTCAGTGGCAGCAGGTGTGAGCGTGGCGGCAGCTTTCCTCCTGCCTTG GTCAATGCTTCCTGATGTGGTGGATGACTTCAAGGTGAGAAACCCGGACATCCACGGACACGAAGCCCTCTTTTACTCCTTCTATGTGTTCTTCATCAAGTTCGCCTCTGGCGTATCACTGGGTATCTCTACACTCAGTCTCAA ATTTGCCGGCTATGTGACCGGGGCCTGCTTACAACCCGAGACGGTCAGTTTAACCCTGAAGGTGCTGGTCTCTCCTGTGCCTGTGGTCCTCATAGCTGTGGGACTGTTGATATTGAGGACCTACCCTATTgacgaggagaggaggcagggaaACCGAAAACTACTGCAGAATATGCT GGACTCTGAAGCGGATTCTGAGTCTGAGACCTCAGCGTTCGGGAGCAGCGTGTAG
- the LOC121618375 gene encoding protein L-Myc-1b-like has protein sequence MEFDCYQHYFFNDFDTGEDFYKSTAPSEDIWKKFELLPTPPMSPTRTLSGGALQLSPGDKLSWLSKVLGQDEECEGQFIPDTGELFGNLSSIIIQDCMWSSFSASKQLEKVSGRVAAAAQTGVPPVAQISVRPSKAQCVSPGGPLASSATDCVDPAAVLTIPASSCRKPASSGSESRSDSSDDEEEIDVVTVESKQNRVRLVNVRKPVTITVRADPCPKRFHMSVHRQQHNYAARSPDSEPEPEDEDDDDDDDEEEEEEEDSDEEPQIKRTCTSSSQRGGCSARVSQPASPSETPQNSDAEDTDRRRNHNFLERKRRNDLRSRFLALRDQIPGLESAKTPKVAILTHATEYLVELHTKEKRQLQEKKHLRARQQQLLRKLSELKRS, from the exons ATGGAGTTCGACTGTTACCAGCACTATTTTTTCAACGATTTCGACACGGGGGAGGATTTTTACAAGTCGACCGCACCAAGCGAGGACATATGGAAAAAGTTCGAGCTGCTGCCCACCCCTCCCATGTCTCCCACCCGGACTCTGAGCGGCGGCGCGCTGCAGCTCTCGCCGGGGGACAAGCTGAGCTGGCTTTCCAAAGTCCTGGGTCAGGACGAGGAGTGCGAGGGGCAATTCATCCCCGACACGGGGGAGCTGTTCGGCAACCTCAGCTCCATCATCATCCAGGACTGCATGTGGAGCAGCTTCTCTGCCAGCAAGCAGCTGGAGAAGGTCAGCGGGAGAGTGGCAGCTGCGGCGCAGACCGGTGTCCCACCGGTGGCCCAGATCTCCGTGAGACCGAGCAAGGCGCAGTGCGTCTCTCCCGGTGGCCCGCTCGCCAGCTCGGCGACAGACTGCGTCGACCCCGCGGCTGTTCTCACCATCCCGgcgagcagctgcaggaagccGGCGTCGTCTGGCTCCGAGTCTCGCTCTGATTCATCTG atgatgaagaggaaatcGATGTGGTCACCGTGGAGAGCAAGCAGAACCGGGTGCGGCTGGTGAACGTCAGGAAGCCAGTGACCATCACGGTCCGGGCCGACCCCTGCCCCAAACGCTTCCACATGTCTGTCCACCGGCAGCAGCACAACTACGCTGCCCGCTCCCCGGACAGCGAGCCAGAACCCGAGGacgaagatgatgatgatgatgatgacgaggaggaggaggaggaggaggattctGACGAAGAGCCTCAAATCAAGCGCACCTGCACATCGTCCAGCCAGCGCGGGGGCTGTTCGGCTCGGGTCTCCCAGCCCGCCTCCCCCTCAGAGACTCCCCAGAACTCTGACGCAGAGGACACGGACCGCAGACGGAACCACAACTTCCtcgagaggaagaggaggaacgaTCTCCGGTCCCGCTTCCTCGCCCTGCGGGATCAGATCCCCGGCCTGGAGTCGGCCAAGACCCCGAAGGTGGCCATCCTGACCCATGCGACAGAGTACCTCGTGGAGCTGCACACCAAGGAGAAACGGCAGCTCCAGGAGAAGAAACACCTCAGAGCccgacagcagcagctgctgcgcAAATTATCCGAACTGAAACGCTCTTGA